The following coding sequences are from one Perognathus longimembris pacificus isolate PPM17 chromosome 13, ASM2315922v1, whole genome shotgun sequence window:
- the LOC125361785 gene encoding olfactory receptor 226, which produces MEQKNHSGRVNEFVLLGFPAPVPLRALLFSLSLLAYVLVLTENALIIVAIKNHPTLHKPMYFFLANMSFLEIWYVTVTIPKMLAGFIGSTQSHGQLISFEGCMTQLYFFLGLGCTECVLLAVMAYDRYVAICHPLRYPVIVSSRLCVQMATGSWAGGFGISMVKVFLISRLSYCGPNIINHFFCDVSPLLNLSCTDMSTAELTDFVLAIFILLGPLSVTGASYMAITGAVMRIPSAAGRHKAFSTCASHLTVVIIFYAASIFIYARPKALSAFDTNKLVSVLYAVIVPLLNPIIYCLRNQEVKRALRRTLHLYQGQDGNPKKSHRDG; this is translated from the coding sequence ATGGAGCAGAAGAACCACAGTGGGCGAGTGAATGAGTTTGTGTTGCTGGGTTTCCCTGCCCCAGTGCCCTTGCGGGCATTACTGTTTTCCCTTTCTCTGCTGGCCTATGTGTTGGTACTGACAGAAAATGCACTCATCATTGTGGCAATTAAGAACCATCCTACCCTACACAAACCCATGTATTTCTTTCTAGCTAATATGTCTTTCCTGGAGATCTGGTATGTCACTGTCACCATTCCCAAGATGCTTGCTGGCTTCATTGGGTCCACACAGAGCCATGGACAGCTCATCTCCTTTGAGGGATGCatgacacagctctactttttcctGGGACTGGGCTGCACTGAGTGTGTCCTCCTTGCTGTGATGGCCTACgatcgctatgtggccatctgccatCCTCTCCGCTACCCTGTCATTGTCAGTAGCCGGCTGTGTGTGCAGATGGCAACTGGTTCATGGGCTGGAGGATTTGGCATCTCCATGGTCAAAGTTTTTCTCATTTCTCGCCTCTCTTACTGTGGTCCCAACATCATCAACCACTTTTTCTGTGACGTCTCCCCATTGCTCAACCTTTCATGCACAGACATGTCCACGGCAGAGCTTACGGACTTTGTCCTGGCCATCTTTATCCTTCTGGGGCCACTCTCTGTCACTGGAGCCTCCTACATGGCCATTACTGGTGCTGTGATGCGGATCCCTTCAGCTGCTGGTCGCCATAAAGCTTTTTCTACCTGTGCTTCTCACCTCACTGTGGTGATCATCTTCTACGCAGCCAGTATCTTTATCTATGCCCGGCCTAAGGCACTCTCCGCTTTTGACACCAATAAGCTGGTCTCGGTACTCTACGCTGTCATCGTACCGTTACTCAATCCCATCATTTACTGCTTGCGTAACCAAGAAGTCAAGAGAGCCTTACGCCGAACTCTGCATCTGTACCAGGGCCAGGATGGCAATCCCAAGAAATCTCACAGAGATGGTTAG
- the LOC125362037 gene encoding olfactory receptor 10A5, whose translation MAAGNWTRVDEFILMSFSSLPKDLQLLLFLAFLAVYLLTLLGNSLIIVVTLADPRLHSPMYFFLRNLSFLEIGFNLVIVPKMLGTLLTPHTTISFLGCAAQMYFFFFFGVAECCLLATMAYDRYVAICSPLHYPLIMSPRTRAQLAVASWFPGFPVATVQTAWLFSFPFCATNKVNHFFCDSPPVLRLVCGDTARFEVYALVGTVLVVMLPCLLILGSYTRIALAILRMPSAAGKRKAFSTCCSHLLVVSLFYVSSSLTYFQPKSNNSPESKKLLSLTYTVVTPMLNPIIYSLRNNEVKNALGRTLHKALALRNRLP comes from the coding sequence ATGGCTGCGGGAAACTGGACAAGAGTAGATGAGTTTATCCTCAtgagcttctcttccctccccaaggacctgcagctgctgctctTCCTGGCCTTCCTGGCCGTCTACCTGCTCACCCTGCTGGGAAACAGCCTCATCATCGTGGTCACCCTGGCTGACCCCAGGCTGCAcagccccatgtacttcttcctgcgCAACCTGTCCTTCCTGGAGATCGGCTTCAACCTCGTCATTGTGCCCAAGATGCTGGGCACCCTGCTCACCCCACACACCACCATCTCCTTCCTCGGCTGTGCCGCGCAGatgtacttcttcttcttcttcgggGTGGCTGAATGCTGCCTGCTGGCCaccatggcctatgaccgctacgtGGCCATCTGCAGTCCCTTGCACTATCCGCTCATCATGAGCCCCAGGACTCGAGCCCAGCTGGCGGTGGCCTCCTGGTTCCCCGGCTTCCCCGTGGCGACCGTGCAGACCGCGTGGCTCTTCAGCTTCCCGTTCTGTGCCACCAACAAGGTGAACCACTTCTTCTGCGACAGCCCGCCCGTGCTGAGGCTGGTGTGCGGGGACACGGCTCGCTTTGAGGTCTACGCCCTCGTGGGGACCGTGCTGGTGGTCATGCTCCCCTGCCTGCTGATCCTGGGCTCCTACACCCGCATTGCCCTCGCCATCCTCCGGATGCCCTCGGCCGCGGGCAAGCgcaaggccttctccacctgctgCTCCCACCTCCTCGTGGTCTCCCTCTTCTATGTGTCTTCGAGCCTCACGTATTTTCaacctaaatccaacaattctcCTGAAAGCAAGAAGCTGTTATCCCTGACCTACACTGTGGTCACTCCCATGTTGAACCCCATCATCTACAGCCTGAGAAATAATGAGGTGAAGAACGCCCTGGGGCGCACTCTGCACAAGGCCCTCGCCCTCCGAAATCGCCTGCCATAG